A window from Dysidea avara chromosome 2, odDysAvar1.4, whole genome shotgun sequence encodes these proteins:
- the LOC136248007 gene encoding E3 SUMO-protein ligase ZBED1-like has translation MKSRIKSDLLQRYSEPEIDKLLSRCCLVDPRFKKRLSEDVRQVTIAALKKELMELYEGETSKEVTITSMEPPRKQSALSKILDDEPEHAVSVQTTIAEKVNNEFDIYMQMPVANTNQSPLDWWKKEELQFPLLSKLARNYLCICATSVASERVFSVAGYINSTLRSCLKPEKINQLTFLSRNLD, from the coding sequence ATGAAGTCCAGGATCAAGTCTGACTTACTTCAGAGATACAGTGAGCCAGAAATAGATAAGCTGTTATCTAGATGTTGCTTGGTTGATCCACGTTTCAAGAAGAGATTGTCTGAAGATGTTAGGCAAGTTACAATTGCTGCATTGAAGAAAGAGCTCATGGAACTTTACGAAGGAGAAACTAGTAAGGAAGTGACAATAACTTCAATGGAACCTCCTCGAAAGCAATCAGCCCTCAGCAAAATTTTAGATGATGAACCAGAACATGCAGTGTCAGTCCAAACTACTATAGCTGAAAAGGTTAACAATGAATTTGATATTTACATGCAGATGCCAGTGGCTAACACTAATCAGTCTCCACTGGATTGGTGGAAGAAGGAAGAGTTGCAGTTTCCTTTATTAAGCAAGTTAGCCAGAAACTATTTGTGCATTTGTGCTACAAGTGTAGCATCGGAACGAGTTTTCAGTGTTGCTGGATACATTAATTCCACTTTAAGAAGTTGTTTAAAGCCTGAAAAGATAAATCAGCTCACTTTTTTGTCAAGAAACTTGGACTAA